In the genome of Raphanus sativus cultivar WK10039 chromosome 4, ASM80110v3, whole genome shotgun sequence, one region contains:
- the LOC108852930 gene encoding expansin-like B1, giving the protein MKKSHVLLPLLVQVIVLFPLLCLSDGFVSSRATYYGSPDCKGNPRGACGYGEFGRDINDGEVSGVSSRLWKSGAGCGACYQVRCKIPPHCNEEGVYVVATDYGEGDGTDFIFSPKAYGRMARPGTEFQLYSFGVVDVEYQRVPCRYGGYNLVYKIHEKSYNPHYLAVLILYVGGVNDILAVEVWQEDCKEWKRMRRVFGAVHDYQTPPRGSLSLRFLVYGSAGLNWVESQNALPADWTAGATYSSSILLT; this is encoded by the exons ATGAAGAAGTCTCACGTTTTGCTTCCTCTGCTTGTTCAAGTCATTGTCCTTTTTCCTCTCCTTTGTTTATCTGATGGCTTTGTTAGCTCCAGAGCTACTTACTATGGCAGCCCCGATTGCAAAGGAAATCCTC GGGGAGCATGTGGGTATGGAGAATTTGGAAGAGATATCAATGATGGTGAAGTAAGTGGTGTTTCATCGCGACTATGGAAAAGTGGAGCTGGCTGTGGTGCTTGTTACCag gtGAGATGCAAAATACCTCCACACTGCAATGAGGAAGGAGTATACGTAGTGGCTACGGACTATGGGGAAGGAGATGGTACGGACTTCATTTTTAGCCCTAAGGCATACGGACGTATGGCGCGACCCGGCACAGAGTTTCAGCTCTATTCATTTGGTGTGGTCGACGTTGAGTACCAAAGGGTCCCTTGCCGCTACGGAGGGTACAACCTGGTGTATAAGATCCATGAGAAAAGCTATAATCCTCATTATCTTGCCGTCCTTATCTTGTACGTTGGTGGTGTCAACGACATCCTCGCCGTTGAAGTCTGGCAG GAGGATTGCAAAGAGTGGAAACGCATGAGAAGAGTGTTTGGAGCGGTTCATGATTATCAGACTCCACCTAGAGGCTCTCTCTCTTTGAGGTTTTTAGTCTATGGAAGCGCCGGTCTCAACTGGGTCGAATCTCAGAACGCTCTTCCTGCGGACTGGACCGCCGGAGCTACCTACAGCTCCAGCATTCTGCTTACTTGA
- the LOC108850151 gene encoding uncharacterized protein LOC108850151, with protein sequence MGPGPGEGEDSIAGGIGGEAISGTVAGLGPGLIGVVGGLIGLEDGVIGVIGGVAMDIGGGAIGIGGGVMGIGGGAIGIGGGVIIGGGAIGIGGGVIIGIGGGVIIGIGEPPLGIGGMDIEPEGAIMGD encoded by the coding sequence ATGGGTCCCGGTCCcggagaaggagaagattccaTTGCTGGTGGCATCGGTGGCGAAGCCATATCGGGGACAGTTGCTGGGCTAGGGCCTGGGCTCATAGGAGTAGTTGGTGGGCTCATTGGGCTTGAAGATGGAGTCATTGGCGTCATAGGTGGTGTAGCCATGGACATTGGCGGTGGAGCCATAGGCATAGGTGGTGGAGTCATGGGCATAGGTGGTGGTGCCATAGGCATAGGTGGTGGAGTCATCATAGGTGGTGGCGCCATAGGCATAGGTGGTGGAGTCATCATAGGCATAGGTGGTGGAGTCATCATTGGCATCGGAGAGCCGCCGCTAGGCATTGGTGGCATGGACATTGAGCCAGAAGGAGCCATCATGGGAGATTGA
- the LOC108852924 gene encoding LOW QUALITY PROTEIN: disease resistance protein RPP4-like (The sequence of the model RefSeq protein was modified relative to this genomic sequence to represent the inferred CDS: substituted 1 base at 1 genomic stop codon): protein MGRDIWYRKSESVQILWKQHSKLMHPLSLSWRYDVFPSFSGEDVRKSFLSHLLKELHRKSINTFIDHGIERSRPIGPELLSAIRESRISIVVFSKNYASSSWCLNELVEIYKSFKELNQMVIPVFYGLDPSHVRKQTGEFGEAFLITCKGRTDDDKQWWIQALSEVANMAGEDSRNWSDESNMIERIANDVSNKLLITPSNDFGDFVGIEAHLEAMNSTLCLESENVRMVGIVGPSGIGKSTIARALFSQLSSHFHYKAFVSYKRTIQDDYGMKLRWEEQFLSEILCQKEVKLFHLGAVEQRLKHKKVLIVLDDVDDVELLKTLVGQTGWFGLGSRIVVITKDKQLLRSHKIDLVYEVDFPSENLALQMFCRCSFAQNFPPDGFMKLAVEVANLAGRLPLGLNVLGSSLRGKDKEEWMELLPRFRDSLDGKIEKTLRISFDKLESKDQEVFLYIACLLNGQKIDYIKNLLGDSVGTGLRILADKSLIRITPSRRTVDMHSLLQKLGKEIVRAESIYNPGKRRFLVDSKDICEVLTENLGTENVLGMYFDTSELEEALFVNEESFKGMRNLTFLKVYKEWSRESGEGRLCLPRGYIYLPRKLRLLYWDEYPLTFMHFNFRAEILVKLTMENSQLEKLWEGVQPLGSLKKIRLDGSTNLKEIPNLSNAINLEKLNLWGCTSLVTLPSSIRYLNKLRKVSMEGCRKVEALPTDINLGCLDYLNLGGCSRLRRFPRISKNISGLILDGTSIDEKESSYLENIYGLTKLDWNGCSMRCMPLDFRSENLVYLTMRGSKLEKLWDGVQSLGNLVRLDLSGCEDLNFFPDLSEATTLDHLELNDCKSLVVLPSSIRNLNKLTRLEMQGCTKLKVLPTDVNLESLKYLDLIGCSNLKCFPRISRNVSELYLNGTAIEEDKDCFFIGNIRGLTELVWSNCSMKYLPSSFCAESLVKFSVPGSKFEKLWERIQSLGSLRTMDLSGCQSLKEIPDLSTATNLEFLDLTDCKSLVMLPSSIRNLKKLVDLKMEGCTGLEVLPHDVNLVSLNQYFNLSXCSRLRSFPQISTSIVYLHLDYTAIEEVPSWIENISGLSRLTMRGCKKLKKVSSNSFKLKRLLDIDFSDCEGVRTFSDDASVVTSMTEEATFHLGHSTISAKYRASLQSVSQSFFNPMSSLKFQNCFNLDQDARKLILQSGFKHAVLPGREVHPYFSHQACGTSLTIPLHESSLSLQVLQFKACILLEPPTGYPRNRYACIGVWWYFRGKIYSNDVCIDVDSCNVAHLVVFHLELCLPKEGSCHPSEPDYNDMLFDFESKSQHRIKGCGVRLLNVSPSKDGSCTSSETQYKQQCAESDMENGRSRKRLRITSEIFPRDGNTRVCYFHKSEFGAY, encoded by the exons ATGGGAAGAGATATTTGGTACAGAAAATCAGAATCAGTGCAAATCCTCTGGAAACAGCATAGCAAACTGATGCACCCTCTTTCGCTAAG CTGGAGATACGATGTATTCCCGAGCTTCAGCGGTGAAGATGTCCGCAAATCATTCCTCAGCCATCTTCTCAAGGAGCTCCACCGCAAATCAATCAACACATTCATAGATCATGGGATCGAGAGAAGCCGCCCAATCGGCCCTGAGCTTTTGTCGGCGATTAGAGAATCGAGGATCTCAATCGTCGTCTTCTCTAAAAACTATGCTTCTTCCAGCTGGTGCTTGAATGAGTTGGTGGAGATCTACAAGTCCTTTAAGGAGTTGAATCAAATGGTGATTCCGGTTTTCTACGGCCTTGATCCTTCTCATGTTAGAAAACAGACTGGAGAGTTCGGCGAGGCCTTTCTGATTACCTGCAAGGGCAGAACGGATGATGATAAACAATGGTGGATCCAAGCTCTATCAGAGGTCGCAAACATGGCTGGGGAGGATTCTCGGAACTG GAGTGATGAATCAAACATGATTGAAAGAATCGCCAACGATGTTTCCAATAAGCTTCTCATTACGCCATCAAATGATTTTGGTGATTTTGTTGGTATTGAAGCTCATTTAGAAGCAATGAATTCAACGTTGTGCTTGGAATCTGAGAATGTGAGAATGGTAGGGATTGTGGGGCCTTCAGGGATTGGTAAGAGTACCATAGCAAGAGCTCTTTTCAGCCAGCTCTCTAGCCACTTCCATTATAAAGCTTTCGTATCTTATAAGAGAACCATCCAAGACGACTATGGCATGAAGTTGCGTTGGGAAGAACAGTTTCTGTCAGAAATCCTCTGTCAAAAGGAGGTAAAGCTTTTCCATTTAGGTGCGGTGGAACAAAGGCTGAAGCACAAGAAAGTTCTTATCGTTCTTGACGATGTGGATGATGTAGAGCTTTTAAAGACCTTGGTGGGACAAACTGGATGGTTTGGGCTTGGGAGCAGAATTGTTGTGATAACTAAAGATAAACAACTTCTCAGGTCTCATAAGATTGACCTTGTCTATGAGGTTGATTTCCCATCTGAAAATCTGGCTCTACAGATGTTTTGTCGATGTAGTTTTGCGCAAAATTTTCCACCTGATGGTTTCATGAAACTAGCTGTTGAAGTTGCAAACCTTGCCGGTAGACTACCTTTAGGTCTCAACGTCTTGGGTTCTTCTTTAAGAGGAAAGGACAAGGAGGAGTGGATGGAGTTGTTACCGAGGTTCCGAGATAGTCTCGATGGGAAAATTGAGAAAACGTTAAGAATCAGCTTCGATAAGCTAGAGAGCAAAGATCAAGAAGTTTTCCTTTACATTGCATGTTTACTCAATGGTCAGAAGATCGACTATATTAAGAACTTGCTCGGAGATAGTGTTGGCACGGGGCTCAGAATTCTAGCCGATAAGTCCCTTATACGTATAACACCATCACGTAGAACTGTAGACATGCACAGTCTGCTTCAGAAGTTGGGTAAAGAAATTGTTCGTGCAGAGTCCATTTACAATCCCGGAAAACGGCGTTTCTTGGTGGATTCTAAGGATATATGTGAAGTACTTACCGAAAATCTC gGCACAGAGAATGTGTTAGGAATGTATTTCGACACATCAGAGCTCGAGGAGGCGTTGTTTGTAAATGAAGAATCGTTCAAAGGAATGCGTAATCTCACATTTCTAAAAGTTTACAAGGAGTGGTCACGGGAGAGTGGTGAAGGCAGATTGTGTTTACCTCGGGGCTACATTTATTTGCCCCGTAAACTCAGATTGCTATATTGGGATGAGTATCCATTGACGTTTATGCATTTCAACTTTAGGGCAGAAATTCTGGTTAAACTCACAATGGAGAATAGTCAGCTTGAGAAGCTGTGGGAAGGAGTCCAG CCACTTGGAAGTCTGAAGAAGATAAGATTGGATGGATCCACAAACTTGAAAGAAATTCCTAATCTATCAAATGCCATCAATCTCGAAAAATTGAATCTCTGGGGATGCACCTCTTTGGTCACACTTCCTTCCTCCATTCGGTATCTCAATAAACTGAGGAAGGTATCAATGGAGGGATGCAGAAAGGTCGAGGCTCTTCCTACTGACATCAACTTGGGATGTCTTGATTACCTCAATCTCGGTGGATGCTCAAGGTTAAGACGTTTTCCTCGAATTTCAAAGAACATTTCAGGGCTCATTTTAGATGGAACATCAATAGATGAAAAAGAGTCTTCCTACCTTGAGAATATATATGGGCTTACTAAACTCGACTGGAATGGTTGCTCAATGAGATGTATGCCTTTGGATTTTCGCTCAGAAAATCTCGTCTATCTCACAATGAGAGGTAGTAAGCTTGAGAAGTTATGGGATGGAGTACAG tcaCTTGGAAATCTGGTGAGGCTGGATCTGTCAGGATGTGAAGACCTGAATTTTTTTCCAGATCTTTCAGAGGCCACCACTCTTGATCATTTGGAACTCAACGATTGCAAAAGTTTAGTGGTACTGCCTTCTTCAATTCGGAATCTCAATAAACTGACGCGGTTGGAAATGCAAGGATGCACAAAGCTAAAAGTTCTTCCAACTGACGTCAACTTGGAATCTTTGAAGTACCTCGATCTCATAGGATGctcaaatttaaaatgtttcCCTCGGATTTCAAGGAACGTATCAGAGCTCTATCTTAACGGAACTGCGATAGAAGAAGACAAAGATTGTTTCTTTATTGGGAATATCCGTGGGCTCACCGAACTCGTTTGGAGTAATTGCTCGATGAAATATTTACCTTCTAGCTTCTGCGCAGAATCTCTCGTTAAATTCTCTGTGCCAGGTAGCAAGTTTGAGAAGCTTTGGGAAAGAATCCAG TCGCTTGGAAGTCTGAGGACGATGGATTTATCTGGTTGTCAAAGCCTAAAAGAAATTCCAGATCTTTCAACAGCCACCAATCTCGAGTTTTTGGATCTCACCGATTGCAAAAGTTTGGTGATGCTTCCATCTTCAATTCGGAATCTCAAGAAACTGGTGGATTTGAAGATGGAAGGATGCACAGGGCTCGAAGTTCTTCCACATGATGTTAACTTGGTATCTCTTAATCAGTACTTCAATCTCAGTTGATGCTCACGGTTGAGAAGTTTCCCTCAGATTTCAACGAGTATTGTATATCTCCATCTAGATTACACTGCAATTGAAGAAGTTCCTTCTTGGATTGAGAATATATCCGGACTCAGTAGACTAACAATGAGAGGTTGCAAGAAGTTGAAGAAAGTCTCGTCAAACAGTTTTAAATTGAAACGTCTTCTGGATATAGACTTTTCAGATTGTGAAGGGGTCAGAACTTTTAGTGATGATGCAAGTGTGGTGACAAGCATGACTGAGGAGGCTACCTTTCATCTTGGACACTCAACAATAAGTGCAAAGTATCGCGCATCTCTCCAGAGTGTATCTCAGTCGTTTTTCAATCCAATGAGCTCCCTGAAATTCCAAAATTGCTTCAATCTGGACCAAGATGCACGGAAACTCATCCTACAGTCAGGTTTCAAGCATGCAGTCTTACCAGGTAGGGAAGTTCATCCGTATTTCAGTCATCAAGCTTGCGGAACTTCGCTAACAATACCTTTACATGAGAGCTCTCTTTCTCTACAAGTGTTGCAATTCAAGGCTTGCATCTTGCTTGAACCTCCAACTGGCTACCCCAGGAATCGTTATGCATGTATTGGGGTATGGTGGTACTTTAGAGGCAAAATATATAGCAATGATGTTTGCATTGACGTTGACTCGTGTAACGTGGCTCATCTAGTTGTGTTCCACTTGGAGTTATGTCTTCCAAAAGAAGGCAGTTGTCATCCATCTGAACCGGACTACAACGACATGTTATTCGATTTTGAGTCTAAGTCACAGCATAGGATAAAAGGATGCGGAGTACGGCTCTTAAATGTATCTCCATCTAAGGACGGTAGTTGTACAAGCTCGGAAACTCAGTACAAACAACAGTGCGCAGAAAGTGACATGGAGAATGGGAGAAGCAGGAAGCGATTGCGG ATAACATCGGAAATATTCCCACGTGACGGAAACACACGCGTATGCTATTTTCACAAATCCGAATTTGGAGCTTATTAG
- the LOC108852926 gene encoding phospholipase A1-Ibeta2, chloroplastic-like: MQTLTPNTDLFHAKRRHFTCSTQTSTFIPTKPLSVFPSTKTNREHLRNLENVLKTSSNSTDNFDNKVSSRQQKTLLEGLNLARLWPQMKAAVDEMSPKNLKRLQRLLSKSSERSPKNKLGSKWRELHGSNNWAGLLDPLDENLRRELVRYGEFVQAAYHAFHSDPEGSPRGVALQDGSYKVTKSLYATSSVSLPKWIDDVAPDLRWMTKQTSWVGYVAVCDDLREIRRMGRREIVIALRGTATLLEWSENFRPNLVSMPEPRPDPSDPTRPKVECGFNSLYTTGSQHARSLADSLVAEVSRLVELYAGEELSISVTGHSLGAAIALLAADDIAERVQHAPPVSVFSFGGPRVGNREFADRLETKGVKVLRVVTSQDVVTKVPGIFADNDNKNKQGQNRNNGGIREMVERNNPWAYSHVGAELRLDMKMSPYLKPNADVACCHDLEAYLHLVDGFLASNCPFRTNAKRSLRKLLDEQRSNVKVLYTGKSLRLNRGTVLDYGDVLPSPSS; encoded by the coding sequence ATGCAGACACTTACGCCTAACACCGACTTATTCCATGCAAAACGAAGACATTTCACATGCAGTACTCAAACCTCGACCTTCATCCCGACAAAGCCACTTTCTGTTTTTCCGTCGACAAAAACAAACCGAGAGCATCTCAGAAACCTTGAGAATGTTCTCAAGACCTCGTCAAACTCTACAGATAACTTTGACAACAAGGTATCTTCTCGTCAACAGAAGACGTTACTTGAAGGTTTGAACTTGGCGAGACTCTGGCCTCAGATGAAAGCCGCCGTCGACGAAATGTCCCCAAAGAATCTAAAGCGGCTTCAAAGGCTTCTCTCGAAATCATCCGAGCGTTCGCCGAAGAACAAACTCGGGTCTAAATGGCGGGAGCTACACGGGTCGAACAACTGGGCCGGGTTGCTGGATCCTCTAGACGAGAATCTCCGGCGAGAGCTCGTCCGTTACGGAGAGTTTGTACAGGCGGCTTATCACGCGTTTCACTCGGACCCGGAAGGTTCGCCGAGAGGCGTGGCGTTACAGGATGGGTCGTACAAAGTGACGAAAAGTCTTTACGCCACGTCATCTGTTAGTCTGCCTAAGTGGATTGATGACGTGGCACCTGATCTGAGGTGGATGACAAAACAGACGAGCTGGGTTGGGTACGTGGCGGTCTGCGATGATCTGAGAGAGATCCGACGGATGGGGAGGAGGGAGATCGTCATCGCGCTCCGCGGAACCGCCACGTTGCTCGAATGGTCGGAGAATTTCAGACCGAATCTCGTTTCGATGCCCGAGCCCAGACCCGATCCATCCGACCCGACCCGGCCCAAGGTGGAGTGCGGATTCAACAGCCTCTACACAACGGGTAGCCAACACGCGCGTAGCCTCGCCGACTCTTTAGTCGCAGAGGTCAGCAGACTCGTCGAGCTGTACGCTGGAGAGGAGCTTAGCATAAGCGTCACCGGACACAGCCTCGGCGCCGCCATAGCTCTCCTAGCCGCCGACGATATCGCCGAGCGTGTTCAGCACGCGCCACCGGTGTCTGTGTTTTCATTCGGCGGACCTCGCGTCGGAAACAGGGAGTTCGCCGATCGGCTGGAAACGAAAGGAGTGAAAGTCCTCCGCGTCGTGACCAGCCAGGACGTGGTGACAAAAGTTCCCGGAATATTCGCCGATAATGATAATAAGAACAAGCAGGGGCAGAACCGTAATAACGGTGGTATAAGGGAGATGGTGGAGAGGAACAATCCATGGGCTTACTCTCACGTTGGAGCTGAGCTGCGCTTGGACATGAAAATGTCTCCGTACTTGAAACCTAACGCTGACGTGGCGTGCTGTCACGACCTGGAGGCGTACTTGCACTTAGTCGATGGGTTTCTAGCTTCGAACTGTCCGTTTCGGACAAACGCGAAACGGAGTTTAAGGAAGCTGTTGGATGAACAACGGTCCAACGTCAAGGTTTTGTATACAGGAAAGTCTTTGAGACTCAATCGTGGTACTGTTCTTGATTACGGAGATGTTTTGCCAAGTCCGTCGTCATGA